In Pseudomonas asiatica, the following are encoded in one genomic region:
- a CDS encoding OsmC domain/YcaO domain-containing protein has product MEIKVNFLDNLRLEAKFDDFTVIADQPIRYKGDGSAPGPFDYFLASSALCAAYFVKLYCQTRDIPTENIRLSQNNIVDPENRYNQVFKIQVELPEDISEKDRQGILRSIDRCTVKKVVQTGPEFVIEVVDNLDADAQGLLMPVADTSTYIPGKDLPLEQTIANMSGILAGLGMKIEIASWRNIVPNVWSLHVRDAQSPMCFTNGKGATKEAALASALGEFIERLNCNFFYNDQFWGEDLANAPFVHYPNEQWFKPGPRDELPAEILDEHCLAIYNPDGELRGSHLYDTNSGNTARGICSLPFVRQSDQQVVYFPSNLIENLFLSNGMSAGNTLAEAQVQCLSEIFERAVKREILEGELCLPDVPQEVLAKYPAIVAGIQGLEEQGFPVLVKDASLGGEFPVMCVTLMNPRTGGVFASFGAHPSLEVALERSLTELLQGRSFEGLNDLPQPTFESHALTEPNNFVEHFIDSSGVVSWRFFSAKADFEFVEWDFSGHGEDSNVQEAATLFGILEDLGKEVYMAVYDNLGATACRILVPGYSEIYPVEDLIWDNTNRALSFRADILNLHSLDNRSLKLLLKRLDNCDVDDYTTITTLIGVEFDENTVWGQLTILELKLLICLAVQRFEDAKELVEAFLQFNDNTVERGLFYQALNVVLEVLLDDELEMDDYEANFRRMFGNPRMDAVLGSVDGSVRFHGLTPTSMKLEGLDRHLRLIESYKKLHAARAKFA; this is encoded by the coding sequence ATGGAAATCAAGGTCAATTTTCTCGACAATCTCCGTCTCGAAGCCAAGTTCGACGACTTCACGGTGATCGCCGACCAACCGATCCGCTACAAGGGTGATGGCTCGGCCCCGGGGCCGTTCGACTATTTCCTGGCGTCTTCGGCCTTGTGCGCGGCTTACTTCGTCAAGCTGTACTGCCAGACCCGCGACATTCCCACCGAAAACATTCGCCTGTCGCAGAACAACATCGTCGACCCGGAAAACCGCTACAACCAGGTCTTCAAGATTCAGGTCGAGCTGCCCGAGGACATTTCCGAGAAGGACCGCCAGGGCATCCTGCGCTCCATCGACCGCTGCACCGTGAAGAAGGTGGTGCAGACCGGCCCCGAGTTCGTGATCGAAGTGGTCGACAACCTCGATGCCGATGCCCAGGGCCTGCTGATGCCGGTGGCGGACACCAGCACCTACATCCCCGGCAAGGACCTGCCGCTGGAACAGACCATCGCCAACATGTCGGGCATCCTCGCCGGGCTGGGGATGAAGATCGAGATCGCCTCGTGGCGCAACATCGTGCCTAACGTGTGGTCGCTGCATGTGCGCGACGCCCAGTCGCCGATGTGCTTCACCAACGGCAAGGGCGCGACCAAGGAGGCTGCGCTGGCCTCGGCGCTGGGTGAGTTCATCGAGCGGCTGAACTGCAACTTCTTTTATAACGACCAGTTCTGGGGCGAGGACCTGGCCAACGCGCCGTTCGTGCACTACCCGAACGAGCAGTGGTTCAAACCCGGCCCGCGCGATGAGCTGCCGGCCGAGATCCTCGACGAGCACTGCCTGGCAATCTACAACCCGGACGGCGAGCTGCGTGGCTCGCACCTGTACGACACCAACTCGGGCAACACCGCGCGCGGCATCTGCTCGTTGCCGTTCGTGCGCCAGTCCGACCAGCAGGTGGTGTACTTCCCGTCCAACCTGATCGAGAACCTGTTCCTCAGCAACGGCATGAGCGCCGGCAACACCCTGGCCGAGGCGCAGGTGCAGTGCCTGTCGGAAATCTTCGAGCGCGCCGTGAAGCGCGAAATCCTCGAAGGCGAGCTGTGCCTGCCGGATGTGCCGCAGGAGGTACTGGCCAAGTACCCGGCCATCGTCGCCGGCATCCAGGGCCTGGAAGAGCAGGGCTTCCCGGTGCTGGTCAAGGATGCGTCGCTGGGTGGCGAGTTCCCGGTGATGTGCGTGACCTTGATGAATCCGCGCACCGGCGGCGTATTCGCTTCGTTCGGCGCCCACCCGAGCCTGGAAGTGGCGCTGGAGCGCAGCCTCACCGAACTGCTGCAGGGCCGCAGCTTCGAAGGCTTGAATGACCTGCCGCAACCGACCTTCGAAAGCCACGCGCTGACCGAGCCGAACAACTTCGTCGAGCACTTCATCGACTCCAGTGGCGTGGTGTCGTGGCGCTTCTTCAGTGCCAAGGCCGACTTCGAGTTCGTCGAGTGGGACTTCTCCGGCCACGGCGAGGATTCCAACGTGCAGGAGGCCGCGACCTTGTTCGGCATCCTCGAGGACCTGGGCAAGGAAGTGTACATGGCGGTGTACGACAACCTTGGCGCCACCGCCTGCCGCATCCTGGTGCCGGGTTATTCGGAGATCTACCCGGTCGAGGACCTGATCTGGGACAACACCAACCGCGCCTTGTCGTTCCGCGCCGACATCCTCAACCTGCACAGCCTGGACAACCGTTCCCTCAAGCTGCTGCTCAAGCGCCTGGACAACTGCGATGTGGATGACTACACCACCATCACCACGCTGATCGGCGTGGAGTTCGACGAGAACACGGTGTGGGGCCAGTTGACCATTCTCGAGCTGAAGCTGCTGATCTGCCTGGCTGTGCAGCGCTTCGAGGATGCCAAGGAACTGGTCGAGGCGTTCCTGCAATTCAACGACAACACCGTCGAGCGCGGCCTGTTCTATCAGGCGCTGAACGTGGTGCTGGAAGTGCTACTGGACGACGAACTTGAAATGGACGACTACGAAGCCAACTTCCGCCGCATGTTCGGTAACCCGCGCATGGACGCGGTGCTGGGTTCGGTGGACGGCAGCGTGCGCTTCCATGGCCTGACCCCGACCAGCATGAAGCTCGAAGGCCTCGATCGCCACCTGCGCCTGATCGAAAGCTACAAGAAGCTGCACGCGGCCCGGGCCAAGTTCGCCTGA
- a CDS encoding (2Fe-2S)-binding protein translates to MELRINQKTYQVEADADTPLLWVIRDDLGLTGTKYGCGLAQCGACSVLVDGNVVRACVTPVAGVVGREVTTIEAIEADAVGKRVVAAWVEHQVAQCGYCQSGQVMAATALLKHTPKPSDAQIEAAMVNLCRCGTYNAIHAAVHELAQGEKA, encoded by the coding sequence ATGGAACTACGCATCAACCAGAAGACCTACCAGGTCGAGGCAGACGCCGACACGCCCCTGCTGTGGGTGATCCGCGACGACCTGGGGCTGACCGGCACCAAGTATGGCTGCGGCCTGGCCCAGTGCGGCGCCTGTTCGGTGCTGGTGGACGGCAACGTGGTGCGCGCCTGCGTCACCCCGGTGGCCGGCGTGGTCGGGCGCGAGGTGACCACCATCGAGGCGATCGAGGCCGATGCCGTCGGCAAACGGGTGGTCGCGGCCTGGGTCGAGCACCAGGTGGCCCAGTGCGGCTACTGCCAGTCCGGCCAGGTAATGGCGGCAACGGCGCTGCTCAAGCACACGCCCAAGCCCAGTGACGCACAGATCGAGGCAGCCATGGTCAACCTGTGCCGCTGCGGCACCTACAACGCCATCCATGCTGCCGTGCATGAGCTGGCCCAAGGGGAGAAGGCCTGA